The sequence CAGAGAGGCAGTCCAGGTTCTTAATGGAGTGGAGGAGGCGGGGGAGACGACTTTTTCTATTGTCTCTGAGACAGGTAAtattggggagggagagaagagatatTACCCTGGACGGTACACCCCAGTCTCCCAGTCCGTTTCCTAATCCTCAGATTCTCGTTTCAAACTTCCTTGCTTTGCTCTTCagttgcaggttcggatctttgGGTACTCCGGGAGCTgctctccagcccctgcttctgaACCTATGGATTCTCCATCTAGCGTTTCTTCCTGTTCTTCctactctctttcttcctctttttccacctCCCCAGTGAACAGTgactttggcttcccctctgatAGTGAGGGGGAGGACAAAGGGGCCCTTGGCCCCAGGCCAGACACTGTTGGGCAGAAGGGAGGTTCTCGGCCCAGCCCCGGTCCTATCCGCTGCAGGCAACGACCCAAGGTTTCCAGTAACCAACATACAGCATCTCACTCGGAACAGCGGGGATTGGCTTCTCCTATGGCAGGCTCTGGGGTCAAAAGACCAAGAGATGGTGAATTGGAGACCAGTCTAAACATCCAGGGTTGTACCACAGAAGGAGACCTGCTCTTCGCTCAGAAGGTAAGAGAAAGCAGGGGAAAGGAGACACTACTGGAGTGGCTTACCACCCAGCTGTTTGCTAAGGGCCTTATGAGGTGAGAACCCTTTGAGGATAGTATTGGCTCCCAGATTTGGAGGTTAGGAAGAATCAGTACTGGTGTGGGCAGTTCTTAGTCTTCTCTAGCCTTTGTCTTGTTTTCCTGCAGTGCAAAGAACTCCAAGGATTCATACGCCCTCTCACAGACCTACTGAATGGGCTGAAGATGGGTCGCTTTGAAAGAGGTAACTATCTGATTAGCTGAATTCATTTGGGCTaggttcatctctctctctctttttttttttttaattttttaatttttatttattttttcccccaaagccccagtagatagttgtatgtcatagctgcacgtccttctagttgctgtatgtgggacgcggcctcagcatggccggagaagcggtgcgtcggtgcgcgcccgggatccgaacccgggtcaccagtagcggagtgcaggcacttaaccgctaagccatggggccagccatctctctctcttttaatgttttaaatgagTATTTCTCTTAAATCTTTGGGGCctggattattctttttttgcttctgtgatttaatttctttaagtgAATCAATTTTAAGCCCCTTCTGTTCTTCCTTTAACTGACTAAATTCTTGAATCTCAATCCTtgatctttctctctccttgacCCCAGGATTGAGCAGTTTCCAGCAGAGTGTGGCAATGGACAGAATCCAGCGTATTGTAGGTGTTTTGCAGAAGCCACAGATGGGGTAAGTCTCTCTGGTTCTTTCCTCAGTGTttcattaaaaaggaaatatgtccaatcctgttttgtttcttttttcacacttaatggcttttttaaaaaatgtctttttttacagAGAGCGTTATCTAGGGACCCTGCTACAGGTAGAAGGGATGTTAAAGACTTGGTTTCCTCATATAGCTGCCCAGAAGTCATCATTGGGTAGTAGCAGACACCAGCTGACCAAGGTAAGAACTTATAAACCTGAGGAAGAGGTGGGAAAATAGCCAAGGAAATGAAGTATATATGCAGAAATGGGGTCCCTCTTCCACTTTCTTCTgggtcttttcttcttttcagcaAGTCTCTTTTCAGGAAAGGGAGTACCTAATCTTCCTTCATTGTCTTGATTCCTAGatgtttttttattctattttgtttgAATCATTGCAAAGAACTCCTTGAAGTTTAACCCTATCCCTCAGGGTGCGGCTTATCTGCTTTCTGCATAGATACAGAAGGCTTTTTACCTGGCCAAATGAGTCTTGCAGGAAGATTTCCTCAGCTTCTCTctgcaaatcctttctcctctgcTGCCTCTAAaatcctttccctctccctctttttACTCCTGCCCAAGTATCCTTGTACCAAACCCTCTTGGAAGCGTGGGTTTCAAGGACTGGTCATAAGAGGTACATCactaggaggagaggagggcgCCCATGGGGCACCCATAGGGGGAGTGTTGGATAGATTCTTACACCTAGTGTGGAAGTGACCTATTTTCTGTCAAATAATGGGGTATTTAGGGGGCACTCAAATGATGGGGAGGGGAAAGTCTCCTGTAGATAATGGACAGTCCTTGTTTTCAGTCAACCACAGTTATTATTGCTGTGGgaataattgatttaaaaataagcagGAGGATCTTGCCTGCATATTAATTTACACTTTTTAAGGAACTCAACATAGgaaattagaatttaaaatacagaaactggggggccggcctggtggcgcaagcagttaagtgcgtgagctccactgCGGCGttccggggtttgccggttcggatccccagcgtgcaccaacgcaccgcttggcaagccatgctgtggcagcgtcctatacaaagtggaggaagatgggcacggatgttagcccagggccagtcttcctcagcaaaaaaaaaaaaaaagaggaggactggcagatgttagcacagggctgatctcctcacaaaaaaataaataaataaataaaaataaaatacagaaattggGAAACGATGATTCCAATTAAAaatagactgtgtgtgtgtgtgtgtgtgtgtgtgaggaagattagccccgagctaacatcccatgccaatcctctttttgctgaggaagatttgccctgggctaacatctgtgctcatcttcctctactttatatgggatgccaccacagcatggcttgacaagcagtgcatcggtctgcgcccaggatccgaacctgccaacctaGGCCTCCAAaatggagcgcgcaaacttaaccattatgccaccgggctggcccctaaaaataGACCTTTTAAAAAGAAGTTCTAAAATGAATTATAGTGAGAACCTGTGGGactgtttgtttcattttgaatATGTCTGGATACCCAGTGCCTAATATAGTGTGTGGTACATAGTAGGCCCTtgagtatttgttaaataaatgaaagtacaATTTGATTACTAAAACTTTTCCTTAATCATGGCCTAGCAGGAAATTATCTGTTGCATAAAACAAGGTATATTTGCATTGCAAACGGAGTTTCCAAGGAAAACAAAGGTTTAAGCAACCAGGTGGAGTTAATCTAAATGCTTTctcaaatcatttttttctcttttctccccctcCCTAGCATTTTCCAAGCCACCACAGTTATCCAGCTGCTTCCTCTCCTGCACCTCCCATGGAAAAGATGGACCAGACACAGCTAGGACATCTAGTATTGAAACCAAAGCAGCCTTGGCACTTCCCTCAATGGCCAGCTATGAACCTCACTTGGATCCACACCACTCCAATTTGCAACCCCCCTCTCAGTTCCCCAGGTACCATCTCCTTTAGCCATAATCCTTTAGGCACTGGAACCAGCATTGGAGTCATCCTTTTCCTCCAGCATGGAGTGCAGCCCTTCACCCTCTCTGCCCCAACCATTCCAGTTCTACCTACTACAGCATCTTCTGTCATCCCTTGTGATCCTAAGAAACTATCAGGAGAGGGGCCTCATTGCCACAGTTTGCCAGTAACTCTGCCATCAGACTGGAGCTGTACCCTGTCCTCTCCTGGTCTACCCACCATGGCCAGAGAGATAACCATGGGATACCTAGAGCAGATGAGAAGCCATCCTCCAATTGCTCCTGATGTCCATCCTCTCAACCCCTAATTCAGGACTTGAGACTGTAGTTTATAATTTGTGTAAATATATGTCTAcctgtatattttttttttatttttaatgtgtgcATTTGTGTTGAAGGAAGAGAGATCCTTTCTGATTAAAGAAATTTTATACTTCAACAGTTTTCTGACTGGGGGAAATTGAAACTTTCTGCTTCAAATGCCAATATTTATCCCCTGAGctgcaaaaaagaagaaaggggatGGGAATGTTTGTGAACATGAGCTCCACCAAGTTAGAAGTCTGGATGGGACAATATAGTCCTGTGGGGGAGAGGAAAAGGGACTCTCTGCTGCTGTCCTAGCGGATATCCTTGGGACAGTTACAGGGTTCAGAGttgggtttgttttttcattcaggCTCAGCGACTAATACCTTTCCCTTTAGTGTCTCAACCTCTTGTAATCTTCCAGCTGGCCCAGACTAGCAGGTTCTTCTGCTCTGGGATAACTCTTTGCTTAGATGGGAGCTGTTGATGCTTGTGGATAAATGCATatgtaatcttttttttgtgtgtgtgaggaagataagccctgagctaacatccatgccaatcctcctctttttgccgaggaagactggccccaagctaacatccgtgcccatcttccttcactttatgtgggacgccgccacagcacggcctgacaattggtgcgtcggtgcgcgcccaggatccaaacccgggcactTAAGCGCtacgtcacggggccggcccagcatttGTAATCTACTACTGCCTGAAAAGAGACACAAGAGCCAGAACAGGCACTGTGGTTGCCAGTTTTGAAGAGGAAGGGGCACCCCAGAACTGTCAGAATGGAGAGTCCCCTCAGACCCTGGACCTCAGCCTTATGCAAAAAGCTGCAGCTGCTAAATGTATACTAGACTAAGGAAGACTACCCAGTGTTATCAGGAGGCAAAAATGAAGTCTGTGAATTTACCTATATCTACCCTTCTCTGTATATTACTCTGATTTGTCCCAGTTTCTAAAAGAACCATGTCCTCCCCCATCCTAAGCCTTTGCAGTGTATCAGAATACTCAGTCATTTTAGTTATTGCTTATTGGCTACTTAGCATGTTTCTCACAGCTAGTTATACATCTTTCCCCTATTTCTCAAGTCCTCTATTCTCAGTGAATAACTGTCTCCTCTTATTTCAGAGAACATGACCTCCTTTCTAAGGCAAACCTCTCCATTTGTACTTTTGATCACCTTCCACCTCTGGAACTTTTGCTGTATCACTTATCCCCTCTTTATCTTGTAACTGCAATTTGTTATTGAATTGTTATTTATTGCTTTCTCCTACAAGTAATAATTATTTATTCCTCCTACAAGTGTGATCAGGTCCCCCCTTCTTAAAAACATCTCTTGAGCCTGATTGTCCTCTTTCTCGTCTTTTCTCCATAATTCTTGACAGAGTAGTCTAATCATATTCTTTCTGAAAGAGTTCCTACCACTCAATCCTTAACCTCTTGCAGCCTAGCTTGCTATCACTCTACTGCACCTTCCTAAATCATTAATGATCTCACAGAATTAGAGTATTATAATGTGGCTTCCACCCAATCAATAGCTAGATCCAGGGGCCTTTAAAAAGGCTATGTACTTCACGTTCTCTGTATCATTTGACATTCGTGATGCTGCCTACTGAAACTCTCCTCCCTTGGATCCCGTGACAGCACATTATCCTAATTCTCCTCTTACCTATCTGGCAGCAACTTCTGTATCTCTTAATGGCCCCACGTCTGCCCACTCCAGCGTGTGGGTGTTCCCCTAGGCTGTCCTTGGCCCTGACTCTTCTCTGACTACATTCTTTCACTTAAAGCTTTTATCTTCTTTCATGGCTTTAATTATTGCCTCAACTTAGAAGACTGCCGAAGCCTCATCTTCAGTCCCAATCTTTCCCCTGTGCTGACATACTGATTGTCTAAATTTCTGCTGGACAGTTCTATTTACATATTACTAACACTTAAAACTTATTGAAAATTTCAGCATTTTAGAGCCAAGAGGTACCTTTTGTATCTAATTCtacatcctcattttatagatgaggaaacttggGTGGCTTGGGCAAGACAACATAATGTGCGGTACACAACTCTTGGTTTCCAGTCTGGTGCTTTTTCCAGTGCTCACCAATCAAAATATTATCTTTCCTTTAAAGATGTCCTGTTCTGCCTTTTTGCagtctctttttcttctgttagtGCTATCTATGGTAACATCATTTTTCTAGATAACTAGGCTTAAAACTTAGTGCCATTCAGTCACCAAATGCTTTTTATTCTGTATCTGGAATGTCTCTTAAAATTCATTTCTTCCTATCCACTCTGTTGCCACCTCTCTGGTCTAAACTTTGATGGTAGCAATAGCCTCTCTTACCTCTAATCCCTTCTCACTGATAAccagattaattttcctaaaaCAGTGCTTTGCATGTCATTCCCTATTCaaatccttcaatggctccccagtGCTTTGAGAAAAAAAGTCCAAAACCTTTAGTCAaggtctctctttctccctctgctcccctGCAGGATCCCTCTGTTCCAGTTTATTTTCCCTGAACACTGTAAGCCTTTTTGCCTCTAAATTCATGTTCATGCTGTTCACCTTGCCCAGCCTTTCCTGCTTCTGTTAACCAAACCCTACCCTTCTTTCAATGACTAACTCAAGTCCGTCTCCCAGTTATTCTCTCTATTAAACATGACATATAGGCTCAGTCTCTGACCCTTTATCAAATGAGATTATGTACATAAAACACCTAGTACAAGGTTCGGTATATAGTAGGTtctcaaaaatgttatttttccctttcctttctttcaaaatatttttatattatatcccATTTGATTCCCATGACAAATTTTGTGTGATTGAGGGCAGATatcagtcccattttacagatgaggaactagaCTGAGAGTTTAAGCCAGAGGTCagaaagagccagatagtaaatattttaggcttcaaGGGCCATatatctctgttgcaactatccaactctgccattgtagctcaAAGCAACCATACCTAATATATGAACAAATGAGCACAGCagttttctttacaaaaacagaGTGGAGCTGGATTTGACCTGTAGGCAGTAGTTTGCAGATTCCTGgtttaagtgacttgttcaaggtcatatGCTTGATAAGCATCAGAATTTAGATAGAATCTAGatctcctgacttctaatccaGTGCTTTTCTATTATATTATGCTGTTGCCTATCTATTTTGCATTTATCATATGTTACCTTGTTTTACTGTTTATCTTTTATATCTACCTACTGTCCTCTGGAGGTCCAAGAGGCACTGGAACGGTACCTAACAcagagtaggcattcaataagttTGCTGATAAGCATAATGGTGTCCCAGTCTAGCTCTATTTTGGTACTTTGAACCTGGCTTACTCTGAAGCTggcttcatttttgtgtgtgttctaTTAGCATAATTGATGAggatgcatctgtgtgtgtgtatgtgcctgtGTGTTTTAGGGGAGGTACTCAAAGAACCTTACTACACGCACCTGCTTGGgacctgctttcttcttttgagcCTTTTCCCTACTCAAAAAGTTTTCCAGTAGCCAGTAGATCTGAACTTACGTGAATAACCATAAATGGatatgttaataaaataaaaggaaggctGTCTCCAcagtgaggaagaaataaaaaagatatttctaCTAGGTCTGATGAGGCAAATGGGTTAGAAGCCGACTTACAAAAGCGTCTTCGATTCTAAATCTTGCTGATGTTTCCCAATTATTTAGTGACCTCACTTTATTTAGTGAAACGGCTGGGAAGATGATGTCGT comes from Diceros bicornis minor isolate mBicDic1 chromosome 4, mDicBic1.mat.cur, whole genome shotgun sequence and encodes:
- the CIART gene encoding circadian-associated transcriptional repressor isoform X1; its protein translation is MDSPSSVSSCSSYSLSSSFSTSPVNSDFGFPSDSEGEDKGALGPRPDTVGQKGGSRPSPGPIRCRQRPKVSSNQHTASHSEQRGLASPMAGSGVKRPRDGELETSLNIQGCTTEGDLLFAQKCKELQGFIRPLTDLLNGLKMGRFERGLSSFQQSVAMDRIQRIVGVLQKPQMGERYLGTLLQVEGMLKTWFPHIAAQKSSLGSSRHQLTKHFPSHHSYPAASSPAPPMEKMDQTQLGHLVLKPKQPWHFPQWPAMNLTWIHTTPICNPPLSSPGTISFSHNPLGTGTSIGVILFLQHGVQPFTLSAPTIPVLPTTASSVIPCDPKKLSGEGPHCHSLPVTLPSDWSCTLSSPGLPTMAREITMGYLEQMRSHPPIAPDVHPLNP
- the CIART gene encoding circadian-associated transcriptional repressor isoform X2, with protein sequence MAGSGVKRPRDGELETSLNIQGCTTEGDLLFAQKCKELQGFIRPLTDLLNGLKMGRFERGLSSFQQSVAMDRIQRIVGVLQKPQMGERYLGTLLQVEGMLKTWFPHIAAQKSSLGSSRHQLTKHFPSHHSYPAASSPAPPMEKMDQTQLGHLVLKPKQPWHFPQWPAMNLTWIHTTPICNPPLSSPGTISFSHNPLGTGTSIGVILFLQHGVQPFTLSAPTIPVLPTTASSVIPCDPKKLSGEGPHCHSLPVTLPSDWSCTLSSPGLPTMAREITMGYLEQMRSHPPIAPDVHPLNP